In Arthrobacter ramosus, one DNA window encodes the following:
- a CDS encoding HIT family protein, giving the protein MSTLFTKIINGDIPGRFVWKDDDVVAFLTIAPLTDGHTLVVPRKEVDRWTDVPPELLNKVMSVAQTIGKVQVKAFGAPRAGLSVVGFEVEHFHVHVFPATSLADFDFGTVEHNPDPARLDANAAKLRAGLVAAGHGDSVPAD; this is encoded by the coding sequence ATGAGCACCCTGTTCACCAAAATCATCAACGGCGATATTCCCGGACGCTTTGTCTGGAAGGACGACGACGTGGTGGCCTTCCTGACCATCGCCCCGCTCACCGACGGCCACACGCTCGTGGTGCCGCGCAAAGAGGTGGACCGCTGGACCGACGTCCCCCCTGAGCTCCTCAACAAGGTCATGTCTGTCGCGCAGACAATCGGCAAGGTACAAGTGAAGGCGTTTGGCGCACCACGGGCAGGACTGTCCGTGGTGGGCTTCGAAGTGGAGCACTTCCACGTGCACGTCTTCCCGGCAACGTCCCTGGCCGATTTCGACTTCGGAACCGTAGAGCACAACCCGGACCCTGCCCGGCTCGACGCGAATGCGGCGAAACTCCGCGCCGGCCTCGTCGCCGCCGGACACGGCGACTCTGTTCCGGCGGACTGA
- a CDS encoding NAD(P)-dependent alcohol dehydrogenase, whose translation MTPGRPVPPPLGKPLVVADETAEAAPSTPAAAPSTPGAQGTPTLAAAYGATSADSGLVPLTVARRVPKEDDVEIEIDFCGLCHSDVHATRGEWGAQSYPLVPGHEIVGRVRSVGSAVDDFAPGDLVGVGCLVDSCRECDSCLEGLEQYCERGNVGTYGVKDARNGNSVTQGGYSTSVVVDRRFVLRVPEGLDPAAAAPLLCAGITTYSPLRYFDVEEGDVVGVVGLGGLGHMAVKIAKAMGAHVVVFTTSEAKFEAAIELGADDVILSKDPEAMEGANRTIDVIIDTVAAPHDLNPYFRTLRLNGALFQLGLPPTDMPPVSPGALIRRRLSYAGSLIGGIAETQEMLDFCAGHGVVSDVEVVTARQLNEAYDRMVAGDVKYRFVLDTKTLQPASEKADV comes from the coding sequence CGTGGCTGACGAGACAGCGGAGGCCGCCCCATCAACGCCCGCGGCCGCCCCATCAACACCCGGCGCGCAGGGCACGCCGACCCTCGCGGCTGCATACGGCGCCACTTCTGCTGACAGCGGTCTTGTCCCGCTGACAGTGGCCCGCCGCGTTCCCAAGGAAGACGACGTCGAGATCGAGATCGATTTCTGCGGCCTCTGCCACTCCGATGTCCATGCGACACGGGGCGAATGGGGGGCACAGAGCTATCCGCTGGTCCCAGGCCACGAAATCGTGGGCCGGGTCCGCAGCGTGGGCTCCGCCGTCGACGACTTCGCGCCGGGAGACCTGGTGGGCGTCGGCTGTCTCGTGGATTCCTGCCGCGAGTGCGATAGCTGCCTCGAAGGCCTGGAGCAGTATTGCGAACGCGGAAACGTTGGCACTTATGGGGTGAAGGACGCGCGGAACGGCAACTCCGTCACCCAGGGCGGTTACTCGACCTCGGTGGTGGTTGACCGCCGCTTCGTGCTGCGCGTGCCGGAGGGCCTTGACCCGGCCGCGGCGGCGCCGTTGCTGTGCGCGGGCATCACCACCTACTCGCCGCTGCGCTACTTCGACGTCGAGGAGGGGGACGTGGTGGGCGTCGTCGGTCTCGGCGGACTGGGCCACATGGCGGTCAAGATTGCGAAGGCCATGGGGGCGCACGTAGTGGTCTTCACCACCTCGGAGGCCAAGTTCGAGGCGGCAATTGAACTTGGTGCCGACGACGTGATCCTCTCGAAGGATCCCGAAGCCATGGAAGGCGCCAACCGCACCATCGACGTCATTATCGACACCGTTGCGGCGCCGCATGACCTGAACCCGTACTTCCGCACCTTGCGGCTGAACGGTGCCCTCTTCCAATTGGGGCTCCCGCCCACCGACATGCCTCCGGTCAGTCCCGGCGCGCTGATCCGGCGCCGCCTCTCCTACGCAGGCTCGTTGATCGGCGGCATTGCCGAGACCCAGGAAATGCTGGACTTCTGTGCCGGGCACGGCGTGGTCAGCGATGTCGAAGTCGTCACTGCCCGGCAACTCAATGAAGCCTACGACCGCATGGTTGCAGGCGACGTCAAATACCGTTTCGTCCTCGATACCAAGACCCTTCAGCCCGCTTCGGAAAAGGCAGACGTATGA